TCAAGATTCTACTATCGCTACTGAAGAAATCAGAGATGATGAAGCACCAGGCCATGAGCGAAGCCCTGGAGGACCTCGGCAATGCTCTGTCCCGTGCCCTCGAGGTCGTCAAAGCCTGCCATGCGAGGAACATCCTGTGTCGGTTCTGTGCATCCGGGAAGCAGGCCAAGAAGCTGCGCCAAGTTAGGGGTGATATATCAGAGACGATGATGGTGGCCATCTTTGCAACCAATGTCGTCGTCTATGTCGAGTCAGAAAGtcatgatagtgatgatgaagaacCTTATCCCCTCTCTGAACATCTACCAGcatctcctcctctctccaTTGTTGTTGGCGAGGATCGACTTTCTCCTCCGCCTGCACATGCAGCTCCTTCTACTTCCATTAATGTTGTTGATGTCTCTGATTCTGATCTACCTCCATGTTCACCTAAACAACAATTATCCCATCCTCCAAGAGTTGTACCCCTGCTTTGTCCGAACATCTACATCCTCATTTATCTACACAACAACAACAGAAAACAAAACAGCCATCACCACCTACTTCTCCTCCTTTATCCAGACGTAAACCTTCTTATCCACATACAAAaccaccaccatcaccaccacATACTCCTGCAAAAATAGCTCCTCTTTCAAACCATGTACCTCCTTATCCACCTACCCAGCCACCATTACCACCACCATGTCCTCTTTCAGAACATTTGCCTCCTCATCCACCTTGGcagccaccacctcctcctcccataAAAATAACTTCTCCTCCTCTCAAACATCTACCTTCTCATCCAACCACACAACCACCGGTGACACCTACTCTCCATCCCCCTACCACAAAAATTGGTCCTCCTCCTTTCAAATATCTACATCCTCAATCAATAATTACACAGTcactacctcctcctcctcctcctccaccaccaccaccattttCTCCTTCCCCTCCACTTCAACCTTTTATTCCTTCAACAACAACTCCTCATCTTCCCGCGCATCTACATCATCCTCATACATCCACACATCTACCCCATCGTTCATCCACACAGGTACAACTGAATACCAACTATATCTTTGTACACATTGTAACACATTTGTTGATGATGATTTATTAAGAAGAGATAGAAAGAATACAAGATGAACTCTTTTATCAACTTTATTGATCAATAAGTGTGCGCACGCATGTAATCAATCTCATTAAGGATATACACTATCTAGATGTTTTGCATATATCATATATGCGGGGGTGTGTGTACATTTAGAGAAACAAACCATATATATTAACATTAGCCTTAGGGGGTGAGTGGGTTTGGGATGCTGAGAGAGATGCAGAGATAGGGAAGGAAGCGGAGGGACCTGTGTTGCATAACATCTAGTTTTTGCAAGTGACTCGAATTTACTAGGTttattttttcacaatgaagTTACAATTGTCTAAGAAATTAATTAATTTACTATTGTATTTAAGAGCATATCAATTATAGGTGCATTTTTCCTTGCAAATGAACCAAATAAATAGATATTTCCctagttttgtaaatatttatgtgttcgagtaaattttgcaaaagcaACGGATATATTAATAAACTCCAAACATTACTAAGTTATATATATTAGGAAAAAATCCAATGGATCTCTCTATTACAGTAACACACAATTAAGAAATTATATGACAGAGATGAAGATTTAGTGCACCAAAGTACCTCAAACTACATATTTATTGTATCAATGTATCATAAATCTACATACTTTACAAGTCATTTTGCAATATTTTGGAGCACTTATTAACTATGTAGTTTTGTGGTGCACATACATAATATTTTTCAATTTGAAATACAGTTTATTGTAATTGTGTGGTAAAAGGATAGATTAAATCTACAACTTCACAATACACAACTTCTTCAAATTGTAATTTGGTAAATGTTTAGCAGCCTGTATGTAGTTCTGCGATATCCATGTTTTTTATTTTAACTTAGCCATTGTAAAAGATACTTAGCTTCATCTATATAATACAATATATTGATTTTGTATTTTAGGGTACAAGTGAGGTTTTGGTCCCTGCTTCTATCTCATCAGTTCTTTCAAGCGACAATGTTAGGTTAGTAATCTATAGTTCAATtataatctctctctctcaacatGTGTGTACcttagtttcttttttttagtcAATAAGGGGGTTCACTTTCCAATTCCTTGGAGTCAAATATAATTTCACTTTTGACACTATCACTTTCACTTTGCTAAAACTACAAATATTCGACGCATGTCACTCATTGCAGTTATCTGCGTAAGAAAATTTAACAAATAACATAGTGGACTGAACAGACACATATACTTCAAACTTCATCTTGCCTTAGAGCTTTTCCAAAATGCACATGGATGTTTTTATTGATTTTGATAAACTGATGGACATAAGAGTATCATATTAGAAAGCATTCACATTCGCCGAATGGTAGTAATACATCTGAAGAGAAATATGAGAGAAAAGAAGCACCAGCAAGAAGCAGCACGGTGTCTTCTCGCTTACCAGGTATATTGCATCTCTGCAACTTTTCTATATATGTGTCCATCGCAACTCATGCCCACAAATTAATGGTTTGGTAGGCTAGCCAGCTAGTTTCACACTCCcttatttattttctatttaaTATATTACGATTTCTGTCTTTTAAGTCTTGACACTGTGTTTTGATATGTTTAACCAATAAGAGGATAATTATATATCAAATTTATAATGCTAGATTTGTTTCTATACATATGCTTTCGTAAAAGCTACAGATTTGTTAGTGCATATTAATGAAATATTTTAAGAACTATTATTGGTCAATGTCATATCTTGAGACAGAAAAGGGCAATAAATCTCAAAGGGAAGAGAGAGTATGGTCATCGATAATTTACCACTTAACTCtccttcaaatttatattaCTAGGTCGTATTAAGATGTGATGATACTATGACACATACTCTTGCATAATCGGTAAAACATTGGTTTTGTATTGCTTTTATCACAGGCTTAACAAAGTTCAGTTTGTCTAACTTAAAGGCCGCTACACATGAATTTTCAAATGGGAAGTTGATTGGATCAAATGACTGTATTGTCTATGAGGTATTATGCACCCACCTTCTATTACTAGCGAAAATAGTTGTCAAAATACTGAACTAAATTTACCAAGTTACTGAACAATGATCAATAATAGCTCGCCGATTACTAAACTACTGGAAATTTGTTTAGTAATTCTGCTCAGTTTAGCTATTGGAGTAGAATAAACTGCAACATCTATGGTGTACAGTAGCATgggtatatacatatatatatgtatatgtatatatgtatatatatatatatatatatatatattcattcaCTGATGTTCATAAACAAATATGCACAGATTAACACGTCTCTATGTTTATTTTCGTTGA
This genomic interval from Panicum virgatum strain AP13 chromosome 8K, P.virgatum_v5, whole genome shotgun sequence contains the following:
- the LOC120645958 gene encoding uncharacterized protein LOC120645958: MADPLSIVDNIIQLVLAIKEAVEMVRENKDECVDIQRRVLRIKILLSLLKKSEMMKHQAMSEALEDLGNALSRALEVVKACHARNILCRFCASGKQAKKLRQVRGDISETMMVAIFATNVVVYVESESHDSDDEEPYPLSEHLPASPPLSIVVGEDRLSPPPAHAAPSTSINVVDVSDSDLPPCSPKQQLSHPPRVVPLLCPNIYILIYLHNNNRKQNSHHHLLLLLYPDVNLLIHIQNHHHHHHILLQK